A genomic segment from Polyangium mundeleinium encodes:
- a CDS encoding DUF418 domain-containing protein, whose amino-acid sequence MVPAALLGADTNVYAAPMTETGQGDPEPAKTNTTELAPIAAVERVVVLDVLRAFALYGVLLANTVPWFSAIAFMSRDVALAQTDTVDKVFLFLLGLFVDGKAMALLTMLFGLGFSVQLERAEARGRSVVPLHIRRLAAMALIGVSHVLLLWWGDVLWGYAIAGFGLLLFRRVRGWKLLAWGLFLTVVPAFVCSIPPIFKALRAYTPAPPDFMAFRADVYAAILGHDRRLLTVLHVKQALYHVGFIWIWYFVWLVGRFLVGAWAGTTRIFQEAEARLSFFRKLLGWGLGLGLLGSAIHPVRMLLHRRDIVVPELVGLALGPVAELGVMLLAAGYAAAVVLLMQRPAWRRALSLLAPVGRMPLSTYLGQSLASTFVFYGWGLGLAGRIHAWWTLPITLGIFTLQVIFAHAWLARFRFGPMEWVWRTMTYGRLQPNRLPARQEELA is encoded by the coding sequence ATGGTGCCGGCCGCCTTGCTCGGCGCGGACACGAACGTGTATGCTGCGCCGATGACGGAGACCGGTCAGGGCGATCCCGAACCAGCGAAAACGAATACCACGGAGCTCGCGCCCATCGCCGCCGTGGAGCGCGTCGTGGTCCTCGACGTGCTACGCGCCTTCGCGCTCTACGGCGTGCTCCTCGCGAACACGGTGCCGTGGTTCAGCGCCATCGCGTTCATGTCGCGCGACGTGGCCCTCGCGCAAACGGACACCGTCGACAAGGTGTTTCTCTTCCTGCTCGGGCTTTTCGTCGACGGAAAGGCCATGGCGCTCCTGACCATGCTGTTCGGCCTGGGCTTCTCCGTGCAGCTCGAGCGCGCCGAGGCGCGCGGGCGCAGCGTGGTGCCGCTCCACATCCGCAGGCTCGCGGCGATGGCGCTGATCGGCGTCTCGCACGTGCTCCTGCTCTGGTGGGGTGATGTCCTGTGGGGATACGCAATCGCCGGCTTCGGCCTCCTCCTCTTCCGTCGCGTGCGCGGCTGGAAGCTCCTCGCGTGGGGCCTCTTCCTCACGGTCGTCCCGGCGTTCGTCTGCTCCATTCCCCCCATCTTCAAGGCCCTGCGGGCCTACACGCCCGCGCCGCCCGATTTCATGGCGTTTCGGGCGGACGTTTACGCGGCGATCCTCGGACACGATCGCCGCCTGCTCACGGTGCTGCACGTGAAGCAGGCCCTCTATCACGTGGGCTTCATCTGGATCTGGTACTTCGTGTGGCTCGTCGGGCGATTTCTCGTGGGCGCCTGGGCCGGCACGACGAGGATCTTTCAAGAGGCCGAGGCGCGCCTCTCGTTCTTCCGCAAGCTCCTCGGCTGGGGCCTCGGGCTCGGCCTCCTCGGCTCCGCGATCCACCCCGTGCGCATGCTCCTCCATCGCCGCGACATCGTCGTCCCGGAGCTCGTCGGGCTCGCGCTCGGCCCTGTCGCGGAGCTCGGGGTCATGCTGCTCGCGGCCGGATACGCGGCCGCCGTGGTCCTCTTGATGCAGCGGCCCGCGTGGCGCCGCGCCCTCTCGCTCCTCGCGCCCGTCGGCCGGATGCCGCTCTCGACCTACCTCGGCCAGAGCCTCGCGAGCACGTTCGTCTTTTATGGCTGGGGGCTCGGGCTCGCGGGCCGCATCCACGCGTGGTGGACGCTCCCGATCACGCTCGGCATCTTCACGCTGCAGGTGATCTTCGCGCACGCATGGCTCGCGCGCTTCCGCTTCGGGCCGATGGAGTGGGTGTGGCGCACGATGACCTACGGTCGATTGCAGCCAAACCGATTACCGGCGCGGCAAGAAGAGCTCGCGTAG
- a CDS encoding DUF2961 domain-containing protein encodes MPLQDLLGAALAIAPHVVSSPLSPVLSELLTFHPGWITRSVTTHDPAGGNDDGFRAGVAVEGDFRVLFHARGEGRITRIWITAPRKELEQEGQELWIEVDGQTAFRGDPRDFFEGRGPWKSPLVLGVDASSGAFTSYVPFAYSREAKVRYRGVALYHQITYREGPGSAAGPDAAALSRFMGEDWTEHPPASSPGSTLGPGTTRILATGPTTVSRLFVELPAARLGDLRVRIGEQPPVPASFFFGLASKRDAVDEGWVTFRSALHAAWKAGVSGRVATRLPIPLAAGEALAIETTSEDPIEDIKVAVDLADARPGVRLAAQYRDQEAPGRETTLPMFASDEPLQFVALLENLDEGLRGDRRYLEGDEMIRTDGMRFPVQHGTGTEDYYNGGWYFLGAHANPLSGQLRFLVTDPEDEWKQAKFEHSLYRLHVPDPLVSRSGMRFGFEVGPTGAYTPLRVRSLGLAYVFSGIRAIGEQKASIRATRLRTSAVDAERESPVQTFPVRERRGVTRILLRCPSEDARALLLVRSYAQSRGPQEARVRLDGQDVGGFFESQQNKARALAEDALWIDLPPGACAAGKGAVVEIDATGSPEPFSESSYLLRYFTDSGWPTLSQGRNVKILDTGALPEGDHYVNDHSLIELADGRWLLTGIFHKEPYDGLDERAFVHALADGPGPARWYEASAPSFSIAPQRFTLRAQDDEPWIWAPHLARDHDGSLVMMYHVGARDHDRAGFRIARSTNGTSFTRAGGTLFEDLCIARDPMLVRVANLWVAYYTRCASKDRRLSGVAYRTSLDLVTWSEPRMALTLGPETIRHDSGHTESPFVFERKGWFYLTVTSYPTAWDATFVYRSRSPFSFPSEPVARLSAHAAEWIAEGGDFDAGRLFFTHAGAGQGGVFLQELLGL; translated from the coding sequence ATGCCCCTCCAGGACCTCCTCGGCGCAGCGCTCGCAATCGCCCCGCATGTGGTTTCTTCGCCCCTCTCCCCGGTCCTCTCCGAGCTCCTCACCTTTCATCCCGGGTGGATCACGCGGAGCGTGACCACACACGATCCCGCGGGGGGAAACGACGACGGATTTCGCGCAGGGGTCGCCGTCGAGGGAGATTTCCGGGTTCTTTTTCATGCGCGCGGGGAGGGGAGGATCACCCGGATCTGGATCACGGCGCCGCGGAAGGAGCTCGAACAAGAAGGCCAGGAGCTCTGGATCGAGGTCGATGGCCAGACCGCGTTCCGCGGGGATCCCCGCGATTTCTTCGAGGGACGAGGCCCGTGGAAATCCCCGCTCGTCCTCGGCGTCGACGCGAGCTCCGGCGCATTCACGAGTTACGTGCCGTTCGCGTATTCCCGCGAGGCCAAGGTGCGGTATCGCGGCGTCGCTCTTTATCATCAGATCACCTACCGCGAGGGGCCCGGATCCGCGGCGGGCCCGGACGCCGCGGCGCTCTCCCGGTTCATGGGCGAGGACTGGACGGAACATCCGCCGGCGTCGAGCCCCGGGAGCACGCTCGGACCCGGGACGACGCGTATTCTCGCCACGGGCCCGACCACGGTCTCCCGGCTCTTCGTCGAGCTGCCGGCCGCGCGCCTCGGGGATCTCCGGGTGCGCATCGGGGAGCAGCCCCCCGTGCCCGCGTCCTTCTTTTTTGGACTCGCCAGCAAGCGGGACGCGGTCGACGAAGGGTGGGTGACGTTCCGGAGCGCGCTTCATGCCGCGTGGAAGGCGGGGGTTTCGGGGCGGGTCGCGACGCGCCTGCCCATTCCGCTCGCCGCGGGGGAGGCGCTCGCGATCGAAACGACATCCGAGGACCCGATCGAGGACATCAAGGTGGCCGTGGATCTCGCGGACGCCCGCCCCGGCGTGCGGCTCGCCGCGCAATACCGCGATCAGGAGGCGCCCGGGCGCGAGACCACCCTGCCCATGTTCGCGAGCGACGAGCCCCTCCAGTTCGTGGCGCTGCTGGAGAACCTCGACGAAGGCCTCCGCGGCGATCGGCGGTACCTGGAGGGCGACGAGATGATCCGGACCGACGGCATGCGTTTCCCGGTGCAACACGGGACCGGAACCGAGGATTACTACAATGGCGGCTGGTACTTCCTCGGGGCCCACGCGAACCCCTTGAGCGGCCAGCTCCGCTTCCTCGTCACGGATCCGGAGGACGAATGGAAGCAGGCGAAGTTCGAGCATTCCCTCTATCGCCTCCACGTGCCCGACCCGCTCGTGAGCCGCTCCGGCATGCGCTTCGGCTTCGAGGTCGGTCCCACGGGCGCCTACACGCCGCTGCGCGTGCGTTCGCTCGGGCTCGCGTACGTGTTCTCCGGGATTCGCGCGATTGGGGAGCAAAAAGCGTCGATCCGGGCGACGCGCCTCCGGACCTCGGCCGTCGACGCCGAGCGGGAGTCGCCCGTCCAAACCTTCCCGGTGCGCGAGCGCCGCGGCGTCACGCGGATCCTTTTGCGTTGTCCCTCCGAGGATGCCCGCGCGCTCTTGCTCGTCCGCTCCTACGCGCAATCCCGCGGGCCGCAGGAGGCGCGTGTGCGGCTCGACGGCCAGGACGTCGGCGGCTTCTTCGAATCCCAGCAAAACAAGGCCCGCGCGCTCGCGGAGGACGCGCTCTGGATCGACCTTCCTCCCGGGGCATGCGCGGCCGGCAAGGGGGCCGTCGTCGAGATCGACGCGACCGGCTCCCCCGAGCCGTTCAGCGAGAGCAGCTACCTCCTGCGGTATTTCACCGATTCCGGATGGCCCACGCTTTCGCAGGGGCGAAACGTAAAAATCCTGGATACCGGGGCCCTGCCCGAGGGGGACCATTATGTCAACGATCACTCCTTGATCGAGCTCGCCGATGGGCGATGGTTGCTCACGGGCATCTTTCACAAGGAGCCTTATGATGGCCTGGACGAGCGCGCGTTCGTCCACGCCCTCGCGGACGGCCCGGGGCCCGCGCGCTGGTACGAGGCCTCCGCGCCGAGTTTTTCGATTGCCCCACAGCGCTTCACGCTCCGCGCCCAGGACGACGAGCCCTGGATCTGGGCCCCCCACCTCGCCCGCGATCACGACGGCAGCCTGGTCATGATGTACCACGTGGGCGCGCGTGACCACGATCGCGCCGGTTTCCGCATCGCGCGTTCCACGAACGGGACGAGCTTCACGCGCGCCGGAGGCACCTTGTTCGAGGACCTCTGCATCGCCCGGGATCCGATGCTCGTTCGCGTCGCGAATCTATGGGTCGCCTATTATACGCGCTGCGCATCCAAGGACCGCCGCCTGAGCGGCGTCGCGTACCGCACGTCGCTCGACCTCGTGACATGGAGCGAGCCGCGCATGGCCTTGACGCTTGGACCGGAGACGATCCGGCACGATAGTGGCCATACCGAGTCGCCGTTCGTGTTCGAGCGTAAGGGCTGG
- a CDS encoding DoxX family protein: MVTTALVSERPMEPASTKMAWTGRILSGLAVAFLLFDVSLKLMAPPEVLTAHEQLGFPPGLARSLGSLLLACVVTYVIPRTSFLGAILLTGYLGGAIATHVRVGHPLFSHVLFPVYVAAFLWGGLVLRDARLRELFLPRR, encoded by the coding sequence ATGGTGACGACTGCCCTTGTGTCCGAGCGCCCGATGGAACCCGCGTCGACGAAGATGGCCTGGACCGGACGTATCCTCAGCGGCCTCGCGGTGGCGTTCCTGCTCTTCGACGTTTCCCTCAAGCTGATGGCGCCGCCGGAGGTGCTCACGGCCCACGAACAGCTAGGTTTTCCCCCGGGCCTCGCCCGCAGTCTCGGGAGCCTGCTCCTCGCGTGCGTCGTGACCTACGTGATTCCGCGGACCTCGTTTCTCGGAGCGATCTTGTTGACGGGGTATCTCGGCGGCGCGATCGCGACGCACGTGCGGGTCGGCCATCCGCTCTTCAGCCACGTCCTGTTCCCGGTCTACGTCGCCGCATTCCTTTGGGGCGGGCTTGTTCTGCGGGACGCGCGCCTACGCGAGCTCTTCTTGCCGCGCCGGTAA